The Candidatus Hinthialibacter antarcticus genome includes a region encoding these proteins:
- the rpsG gene encoding 30S ribosomal protein S7, giving the protein MSRKSRADLRKVAPDPVYKNVLVSKFINGIMLDGKRSLAEHVFYGALEEIKKKADKDPIEMFQSAVDNVKPTLEVRSRRVGGATYQVPVEVRSTRQQTLAIRWLVAAARSRGERNMRAKLAGELLDASQNQGTAIKKKQDTHRMAEANKAFAHYRW; this is encoded by the coding sequence ATGTCAAGAAAATCGCGTGCGGATCTACGAAAAGTCGCTCCCGACCCCGTTTACAAAAACGTGTTGGTGAGCAAGTTCATCAATGGAATCATGTTGGACGGCAAGCGTTCGCTGGCTGAACATGTCTTCTATGGCGCTTTGGAAGAAATCAAGAAAAAAGCGGACAAAGACCCGATTGAAATGTTTCAATCTGCGGTTGATAATGTGAAGCCGACATTAGAGGTTCGCTCTCGTCGCGTCGGTGGCGCTACCTATCAGGTGCCAGTCGAAGTTCGCTCGACGCGCCAACAAACCTTGGCGATCCGCTGGTTGGTTGCTGCTGCCCGTTCACGTGGTGAACGGAACATGCGCGCCAAATTGGCGGGTGAATTGCTCGATGCCTCTCAAAACCAGGGCACTGCGATTAAAAAGAAACAAGACACTCACCGCATGGCGGAAGCCAACAAGGCGTTTGCCCACTACCGCTGGTAG
- the rpsL gene encoding 30S ribosomal protein S12: protein MPTINQLIKKGRKTKTKKSKAPAMKGCPQKRGVCTRVWTMSPKKPNSALRKVARVRLTNGIEVNAYIPGEGHNLQEHSIVLIRGGRVKDLPSVRYHVIRGVLETIGVDSRRRGRSKYGSKRPKE, encoded by the coding sequence ATGCCGACGATCAATCAGCTGATCAAAAAGGGACGCAAGACAAAAACCAAAAAATCCAAAGCCCCGGCGATGAAAGGCTGCCCGCAAAAACGCGGCGTTTGCACTCGCGTGTGGACCATGAGCCCCAAAAAGCCGAATTCAGCGCTGCGCAAAGTTGCTCGCGTTCGTTTGACCAACGGCATTGAAGTGAATGCGTACATTCCCGGCGAAGGCCATAACCTTCAAGAGCACTCCATTGTGCTGATTCGCGGCGGTCGTGTGAAAGATTTGCCTTCGGTTCGCTATCACGTCATTCGCGGCGTGTTGGAAACCATTGGCGTAGACTCCCGTCGGCGCGGACGTTCCAAGTATGGTTCCAAACGTCCAAAAGAATAA